The Candidatus Melainabacteria bacterium genome includes a window with the following:
- the uvrB gene encoding excinuclease ABC subunit UvrB, with protein sequence MTRFEVISKHKPAGDQPKAIAQLKQGIEAGNRYQTLLGVTGSGKTMTMAQLIQESQMPALVLAHNKTLAGQLCNEMKDFFPNNAVEYFISYYDYYQPESYIPSTDTFIEKEASINQEIERLRHSTTRSIWERDDVIVVGSVSCIYGLGVPERYLSAAIEVRKGQVFDRHDFLRALVHIYYERNDIVIERARFRARGDVVEVYPAYEERVIRVEFFGDEIERIAVVNPVTGEIEELPDMIRIYPAKHYVADELELKTAIAQIEIELEERIGELVSQGKLVEAQRLKQRTRFDIEMLNEVGYCNGIENYSRVLEGRLPGQPPQTLIDYFVRKYGRDGFITFIDESHVTVPQLHGMYAGDRSRKNTLIDFGFRLPCARDNRPLTHEEFWAKVGKVVFVSATPGNWELEVSEQVVEQIIRPTGLIDPLCEIRPIKGQIDDLIKEIKDRAARKERVLVTTLTKRMAEDLTEYLQEIGIRVKWLHSDIIALERIELLRDLRMGQFDVLVGVNLLREGLDLPEVSLVAIMEADKEGFLRAERSLVQTIGRAARNVDGKVILYADRTTDSMAKAIGETERRRAIQQAYNIEHNIIPTTIVKEHTNTLLEQLRGKPDDFFNVEDDDFLKPKDKYESDDEKTKRKTNVANVIRKLEKEMKTAAKNLDFERAAEIRDQLQVLQEKATKTRQSQ encoded by the coding sequence ATGACTCGATTCGAGGTCATCTCAAAACACAAGCCGGCCGGTGACCAGCCCAAGGCGATAGCCCAGCTCAAGCAAGGTATTGAAGCAGGGAATCGCTATCAGACACTGCTGGGCGTAACGGGCTCCGGCAAGACGATGACCATGGCACAGCTCATTCAAGAGTCACAGATGCCCGCGCTTGTGCTTGCGCACAACAAAACACTGGCGGGGCAACTGTGCAACGAGATGAAAGACTTCTTCCCGAATAACGCGGTGGAGTACTTCATCAGCTATTACGACTACTATCAGCCGGAATCATACATTCCCAGCACTGACACCTTTATTGAAAAGGAAGCCAGCATCAACCAGGAGATCGAACGACTCAGACACTCTACGACCCGATCAATCTGGGAGAGAGATGACGTCATTGTAGTTGGCTCAGTGAGCTGTATTTACGGTCTCGGCGTACCGGAGAGGTATCTGTCTGCAGCCATTGAAGTTCGCAAAGGGCAGGTCTTCGATCGTCATGATTTCTTGCGCGCACTGGTGCATATTTACTACGAACGCAACGACATAGTCATAGAGAGAGCCCGATTTAGAGCGCGTGGAGATGTTGTCGAAGTCTACCCGGCTTACGAAGAGCGCGTCATTCGCGTCGAATTCTTTGGCGACGAGATCGAGCGCATCGCTGTCGTAAACCCTGTCACAGGCGAAATTGAAGAGCTGCCCGATATGATCCGCATCTATCCGGCTAAGCACTATGTAGCTGACGAGTTGGAATTGAAGACGGCCATCGCGCAGATCGAAATCGAGCTTGAGGAGCGCATCGGCGAACTCGTATCACAGGGCAAGCTTGTCGAAGCACAACGGCTGAAGCAGCGCACTCGTTTTGATATCGAGATGTTGAACGAAGTGGGCTACTGCAACGGCATCGAGAATTATTCCAGAGTGCTGGAAGGACGATTGCCCGGGCAACCACCGCAGACACTGATTGACTATTTCGTGCGCAAATACGGTCGCGATGGATTCATCACATTCATCGACGAGTCACATGTAACCGTGCCGCAACTGCACGGCATGTACGCCGGCGATAGATCGCGAAAGAATACCCTCATAGATTTTGGCTTCCGCTTGCCCTGCGCACGCGACAATCGACCGCTGACACACGAAGAGTTCTGGGCTAAAGTAGGCAAAGTCGTCTTTGTCTCCGCCACCCCGGGCAACTGGGAATTAGAAGTCAGTGAGCAAGTCGTAGAGCAGATCATTCGCCCGACCGGTCTCATCGATCCGCTTTGCGAAATTCGCCCGATCAAAGGTCAGATTGACGATTTGATCAAGGAGATCAAAGACAGAGCAGCCCGCAAAGAACGGGTGCTGGTCACGACTCTGACCAAGCGCATGGCGGAAGACCTGACAGAATATCTGCAAGAGATTGGCATTCGTGTGAAATGGTTGCACAGCGATATCATTGCGCTGGAGAGAATCGAGTTGCTGCGGGATCTGCGCATGGGTCAGTTCGATGTGCTGGTCGGAGTAAACCTGTTAAGAGAAGGGCTAGATTTGCCCGAAGTCAGCCTGGTTGCGATCATGGAAGCAGATAAAGAAGGCTTCCTGCGAGCAGAAAGATCGCTTGTACAGACCATTGGACGTGCAGCACGAAACGTCGATGGAAAAGTAATTCTCTACGCCGATCGCACCACCGATTCAATGGCAAAAGCAATCGGCGAGACAGAACGGCGCCGAGCCATTCAGCAAGCCTACAACATAGAACACAATATAATTCCGACCACCATCGTCAAGGAACACACAAATACCCTGCTCGAGCAGTTGCGTGGAAAGCCCGATGATTTCTTCAATGTCGAAGACGACGATTTCCTCAAGCCCAAGGATAAGTACGAAAGCGACGACGAGAAGACAAAGCGAAAAACGAACGTAGCAAACGTGATTCGCAAACTAGAGAAAGAGATGAAGACAGCGGCCAAGAATCTGGACTTCGAGCGTGCCGCCGAAATTCGGGACCAGCTGCAAGTCTTGCAAGAGAAAGCCACGAAGACCAGGCAGTCGCAGTAA
- a CDS encoding twin-arginine translocase TatA/TatE family subunit: protein MLGSPVDIAIIGVVVLVVFGPKKVPELGKALGQGIGNFKKALSDVSDDVKAGINEAEKKDVQPAPTAQAATPAPATQAQAPAADEKAVSS from the coding sequence ATGCTCGGCAGTCCAGTAGACATCGCCATCATCGGAGTCGTCGTTCTCGTGGTCTTCGGACCGAAAAAAGTTCCTGAGCTCGGAAAGGCTTTAGGCCAGGGCATTGGTAACTTCAAAAAGGCACTATCTGATGTGTCGGATGATGTGAAAGCAGGAATAAACGAAGCAGAAAAGAAAGACGTGCAGCCCGCGCCGACTGCGCAAGCCGCCACTCCAGCACCTGCCACCCAGGCACAAGCTCCGGCAGCGGACGAAAAAGCCGTTTCTTCGTAG